The stretch of DNA AAATCCAATCTGTTGCTACATTAACAGAAAAACAATCGGGTATTGTTTATGAAGATGCAACCTATGGTTTTAAATATGATTATACCATGTCTAAATCAGGTGAAATCTTAAATAAAAGAAATCATAAAGAGCGAAATGTCTATTTTGAAAGTAAGCAAAAGAACAATTGTTTGCCTGCTTATCAATTTAAGATTGTTAGTCGTCACATCGAAACTCCAATCAAGTATTTAAATTTGATTGCTACGTTGGGAATTCAGAAGATTTATACCACGCAGGGTGCGTTGAATTTAAAGGCAATTAATGGTATTCCTTTGAATAATTTTATTGCTCAACGTTGCCATACTCAGTTGGTGGATACCAATCCCAAAAATGAACCTACGGCTTCAGTAGTAGTGCCTGATGAGTCAGCAATTATCGATACCATAGGCATGTCTGATTTAGATAAAAAACTATGGTTGTCTAAACGCTTTAAAGGATTTACTGCACGTTCGCTAGATCCAATTGCAAAACCAGTTAATTCTACCAATCCAAATGGAACACCAGCTGCTACTTTAGCAGTAGAAAACTCAAAGGAACTGTTGCCAGGAGGGATTTATCTAGTGAAAGAAAAAGAAAACCTATATGGTATTTCCGAAAAATTTGGCATTTCCATTCAACGCTTAATAGAGATCAATAATTTAGAGGGGTATCAGTTAGGGCTTAATCAAGCACTCAAAGTAGTGGATGATGGTTCTGCCCCCAAACAAAATAAAAATCCTTTAACAAGAATAGACGAGGCGAATAAAACTAAAACGACTATTCATGTTGTCGTACAGGGGGAAACATTATATAGCATTTCTAAGTTATATGGTTTGGAACTTAAAGATATTTATAATCTAAATAAAGAATT from Aureispira anguillae encodes:
- a CDS encoding LysM peptidoglycan-binding domain-containing protein, which gives rise to MKINYYVSTFAFWLLTTVVVYAQSSIYFFYDPACMQKFEYEQVNKLDDIAYDEYYISISDETKAIFRVPKKHKSIVKEIPVKPFMCNDRTKIVPALIKEINASRKAAYIVAEAGEEYALYEIQSVATLTEKQSGIVYEDATYGFKYDYTMSKSGEILNKRNHKERNVYFESKQKNNCLPAYQFKIVSRHIETPIKYLNLIATLGIQKIYTTQGALNLKAINGIPLNNFIAQRCHTQLVDTNPKNEPTASVVVPDESAIIDTIGMSDLDKKLWLSKRFKGFTARSLDPIAKPVNSTNPNGTPAATLAVENSKELLPGGIYLVKEKENLYGISEKFGISIQRLIEINNLEGYQLGLNQALKVVDDGSAPKQNKNPLTRIDEANKTKTTIHVVVQGETLYSISKLYGLELKDIYNLNKELTDHQIDINQQLVVGIQSIK